Proteins from a genomic interval of Thermoanaerobacterium thermosaccharolyticum DSM 571:
- a CDS encoding gluconokinase has product MEDRLALCVDIGTTNLKAGVVDKDGNVLSLSRSEIPLERDNDGKAEHNPEVLFAAFVKAAKEASKGFEGKISLIIPSSYMFGLVPVDDGLNPLMGIMTLLDLRAKETYEDLLSTIDVNEAYKRTGFAPTFHAPLFKIFWLKQRRKEVFDKAKYFLSSKDYIISRLLNKPYTEPSISSATGLMNINTLKWDSYSLNILGLDESRLPEIVPSDEILAELPQKSKELLGLEGDVKLLPGVYDGGAVGIGIGAFEEGVGAINIGTTGMFRVAYPEAILDKEDSMRLQTYYLSSGKWFVGAAINNAGIILRWLRDNIFNVSYDELTNEALKVDTSNLFFLPYITGERDKEIGNIASGVYFGLKNNHNKGHMIKAGMEGVAYSLRMLYEAVKDNNVEVKEIRAGGGGTNSDLWMDIFSSVLGLPIKVSNVEEPELLGSALLGFYSLGIYKDLDEATKKMVKIKNVYVPQDEKIRQYDKGFQFFKLMTKDLKNLFEVHSKL; this is encoded by the coding sequence ATGGAAGATAGGTTAGCTCTTTGTGTTGATATAGGTACGACAAATTTAAAAGCAGGCGTTGTAGATAAAGACGGAAATGTATTAAGCCTTTCTAGGTCTGAGATTCCGCTAGAGAGGGATAATGATGGAAAGGCTGAACATAATCCAGAAGTGCTTTTTGCAGCGTTTGTTAAGGCGGCAAAGGAAGCATCAAAGGGATTTGAAGGGAAAATTTCGCTGATAATACCATCGTCTTACATGTTTGGATTAGTTCCGGTTGATGATGGTTTAAACCCATTGATGGGGATAATGACGCTTCTTGACTTAAGGGCAAAGGAAACTTATGAAGACCTGTTAAGCACAATTGATGTAAATGAAGCGTACAAAAGGACAGGCTTTGCACCTACATTTCATGCACCTTTATTTAAGATTTTTTGGTTAAAACAAAGGAGAAAAGAAGTATTTGATAAAGCCAAGTATTTTTTAAGCTCAAAAGATTATATAATATCAAGGCTTCTAAATAAGCCGTATACAGAGCCAAGCATATCATCTGCTACAGGCCTTATGAATATAAATACGCTTAAATGGGATAGCTATTCTTTAAACATATTGGGATTAGATGAAAGCAGGCTGCCTGAGATAGTACCGTCAGATGAAATTTTGGCTGAGTTGCCACAAAAATCAAAAGAGCTTTTGGGTTTGGAAGGAGATGTAAAACTTCTTCCTGGTGTTTATGATGGTGGGGCAGTAGGTATAGGCATCGGAGCATTTGAAGAAGGTGTTGGCGCGATAAATATAGGCACTACTGGAATGTTTAGAGTAGCTTATCCTGAAGCTATACTGGATAAGGAAGACTCAATGAGGCTTCAAACGTATTACCTTTCATCAGGAAAATGGTTTGTCGGTGCAGCCATAAACAATGCAGGGATAATTTTAAGGTGGTTAAGAGACAATATTTTTAATGTAAGTTATGATGAACTGACAAATGAGGCTTTAAAGGTAGATACATCAAATCTCTTTTTCTTGCCGTATATCACAGGAGAGAGAGATAAGGAAATTGGGAATATTGCATCAGGTGTATATTTTGGGCTGAAAAACAATCACAATAAAGGGCATATGATCAAGGCTGGAATGGAAGGTGTTGCGTACTCTTTAAGGATGCTTTATGAAGCAGTCAAGGACAACAACGTTGAAGTTAAAGAGATAAGGGCAGGAGGAGGTGGTACGAACTCTGATTTATGGATGGACATATTTTCATCTGTATTAGGCCTGCCTATAAAGGTATCTAATGTAGAAGAGCCTGAGCTTTTAGGTTCAGCATTGCTTGGCTTCTATTCACTAGGGATATATAAAGACCTTGATGAGGCGACAAAGAAAATGGTAAAAATAAAAAATGTTTATGTGCCTCAAGATGAAAAAATAAGGCAATATGACAAGGGATTTCAATTTTTTAAGTTGATGACAAAGGATTTAAAGAACCTATTTGAGGTTCACAGTAAATTATAA
- a CDS encoding D-isomer specific 2-hydroxyacid dehydrogenase family protein: MSVKIAIVNSSSFGRNFPEHLEKLKKFGEVDRFQFPYDMRGKELAHELMGYSIIIASVKPYYDKEFFQYKDKTLLITRHGIGYDNIDIKSAQEKGTYVTKVDGYVEREAVAESAVTLLLDVVRKVRGASLKVKDGKWSERASFMGAELRDKVIGIIGIGNIGSRVCEILKYGFNAKVIAYDPYLAPGLIRERGAEPVKTLEELLKTADMISLNASLNAGNYHMLSKKEFSIMKKGVYIVDTARGELIDQDALIKALDDGIVAGVGMDVVENEPIDENHPLLAYENVIITPHISAYTRECLKGMGDKVVSDVEKVLNGEVPDGVIK; the protein is encoded by the coding sequence ATGAGTGTAAAGATAGCAATTGTCAATTCCAGCAGTTTTGGCAGGAATTTTCCTGAGCATTTAGAGAAGCTAAAAAAGTTTGGGGAAGTGGACAGATTTCAATTTCCTTACGATATGAGAGGCAAAGAATTGGCTCACGAACTTATGGGATACTCAATCATCATAGCCAGTGTGAAGCCGTACTATGACAAGGAGTTTTTCCAGTATAAAGACAAGACGCTTCTTATTACAAGGCATGGCATAGGATACGACAACATTGATATAAAAAGCGCTCAAGAAAAAGGGACTTACGTCACAAAAGTTGATGGATATGTTGAAAGAGAAGCTGTAGCTGAATCTGCAGTTACACTTTTACTAGACGTTGTAAGAAAGGTAAGAGGAGCATCTCTTAAAGTGAAGGATGGCAAGTGGAGTGAAAGAGCCAGCTTCATGGGTGCAGAGCTTAGAGATAAGGTAATAGGCATAATAGGCATTGGCAATATAGGCAGCAGGGTTTGTGAAATATTGAAATATGGATTTAATGCTAAAGTTATCGCATACGATCCGTATCTGGCACCGGGTTTAATAAGGGAAAGAGGAGCAGAACCGGTAAAGACTTTAGAAGAGCTTCTCAAGACGGCAGACATGATATCTTTAAATGCATCGTTAAATGCAGGAAATTACCATATGCTATCTAAAAAAGAATTTTCAATAATGAAAAAAGGCGTTTATATTGTTGATACTGCTAGAGGAGAGCTTATAGACCAGGATGCCTTAATAAAAGCTCTTGATGATGGAATTGTTGCCGGTGTAGGCATGGATGTTGTTGAAAATGAACCTATTGATGAGAATCATCCGCTTTTAGCGTATGAAAATGTCATTATCACGCCACATATTTCTGCATACACTAGAGAATGTTTAAAAGGAATGGGAGACAAAGTCGTTTCAGATGTGGAGAAAGTTTTAAATGGCGAAGTTCCTGATGGCGTGATAAAATAA
- a CDS encoding tagaturonate epimerase family protein, producing MIGNVLSTLEENGFKVYPDSLRKLGENIYIFVVKRQNEKMVGILSSSDVKLNGAYFSEDKNVSDKLRLNIYPFTFENYVTLNGKFHIGPTVCRGNSSFGTGDRLGLVTAAQLTALKKYDVFPILAQQSPRELIKTNRDFKDVLLKVVLGVLETGYIGHFGADADHIKDEYNLLEGINAGYTMYTLDLSEQLIDISSLNASEMRNKAQELSQVSKDIIKDFSGKKLDIISDSGYVVSEEELYKSAVAYENAMKFVDKVNNILKEKLSDFDMEISIDEGGKVTTLEDHLYVAEYLHRNGIDFFSIAPKFPGEFEKAVDYIGDLDEFLLELKKHYQLSRMIGGYKISLHSGSDKFSIYRIFSDITEKNFHIKTSGTSWLQAVNLIYKFDKEFYRKLYKIALSNLEESKKSYKVLIKKDDFKDEPELDNPEFTLRPEIKQLFHISFGVLLDLKGKEIKDMLNDYEEEHYKMVSDNIENHLKEIYYEK from the coding sequence ATGATAGGGAATGTTTTGTCCACGTTGGAAGAGAATGGATTTAAAGTTTACCCTGATTCTCTAAGGAAACTAGGAGAAAATATATATATATTCGTCGTTAAAAGGCAAAATGAAAAAATGGTCGGCATTCTGTCTTCTAGCGATGTAAAACTTAATGGGGCATATTTTTCTGAAGATAAAAACGTCAGTGATAAGTTGCGTTTAAACATATATCCATTTACTTTTGAAAATTACGTTACATTAAATGGCAAATTTCATATAGGGCCTACAGTTTGCAGAGGAAATTCCTCATTTGGAACTGGTGATAGACTCGGACTTGTTACAGCAGCTCAATTAACCGCATTAAAAAAATACGATGTTTTTCCAATATTAGCACAGCAATCTCCAAGAGAGCTTATAAAGACAAATAGAGATTTTAAAGACGTCCTTTTAAAGGTGGTGCTGGGGGTATTAGAGACAGGATATATAGGACATTTTGGTGCAGATGCAGATCATATCAAGGACGAATATAACTTATTGGAAGGTATAAATGCAGGATATACAATGTACACATTGGACTTAAGCGAACAGCTAATTGATATCAGCAGTTTAAATGCATCAGAGATGAGAAACAAAGCTCAAGAATTATCTCAGGTAAGCAAAGACATAATTAAAGATTTTAGCGGTAAAAAATTAGACATAATTTCAGATAGTGGATATGTCGTATCAGAAGAGGAACTCTATAAATCGGCGGTTGCTTATGAAAATGCTATGAAGTTTGTGGATAAAGTAAATAACATTTTAAAAGAAAAATTAAGTGATTTTGACATGGAGATATCTATAGATGAGGGTGGAAAGGTAACGACTTTGGAGGACCATTTGTATGTAGCAGAATATCTCCACAGAAACGGCATAGATTTCTTCAGCATAGCACCGAAATTTCCTGGGGAATTTGAAAAGGCTGTTGACTACATTGGAGATTTGGATGAATTTTTGTTAGAGCTCAAAAAACATTACCAGTTGTCAAGGATGATAGGCGGGTACAAGATAAGCCTTCATTCAGGAAGCGATAAGTTCAGCATTTACAGGATATTTAGCGATATTACTGAGAAAAATTTTCATATAAAGACATCAGGTACAAGCTGGCTGCAGGCTGTAAATCTGATTTACAAGTTTGACAAAGAATTCTACAGAAAACTGTATAAAATCGCTTTATCAAATCTGGAAGAAAGCAAGAAATCTTACAAGGTTTTGATTAAAAAAGATGATTTTAAAGATGAGCCGGAACTTGACAATCCTGAATTTACATTGAGACCAGAGATAAAGCAGCTTTTCCACATATCTTTTGGCGTTTTGCTTGACTTAAAAGGAAAAGAGATTAAAGATATGCTTAATGATTATGAAGAAGAGCATTATAAAATGGTTTCTGATAACATAGAAAATCATTTGAAAGAAATATACTATGAAAAATAA
- a CDS encoding DeoR/GlpR family DNA-binding transcription regulator: protein MLAATRRGKIKEILMKKKSVKVSELCEMFQVSDETIRRDLEELEKEGLIERNYGGGVLKKNVIVPPLLFRMEENIEEKEKIANKALDEIKEGMSIFLDAGSTTYQVARAINFKGIKNITVITNGLNIAAELASNTDISLLLTGGNLKNVNYSLVGPDTVEYIRRYNVDTAFLAAAGVSAEKGFTTSDIFEAEVKRSMLGSAKTAIVVVDSSKFGKDAMVSFCNIKDVDKVITSGDQNLDVIEDLKSHVNIVLV, encoded by the coding sequence ATGTTAGCTGCGACAAGAAGAGGTAAGATAAAAGAAATACTTATGAAGAAAAAGTCTGTGAAAGTATCTGAGCTTTGCGAGATGTTCCAGGTATCTGATGAGACAATAAGAAGAGATCTTGAAGAATTAGAAAAAGAAGGACTAATTGAGAGAAACTATGGCGGCGGGGTACTGAAAAAGAATGTAATTGTTCCACCACTACTATTTAGGATGGAAGAAAATATCGAAGAGAAGGAGAAAATAGCGAATAAGGCTTTGGATGAAATAAAAGAAGGCATGAGCATATTTTTAGATGCAGGGTCCACAACTTATCAGGTAGCCCGTGCTATCAATTTTAAAGGTATAAAAAATATTACCGTTATAACAAATGGATTAAATATTGCTGCAGAACTTGCCAGCAATACCGATATTAGTTTACTTTTGACTGGTGGGAACTTAAAAAACGTTAATTATTCATTAGTAGGACCAGATACTGTGGAATATATAAGACGGTACAATGTCGATACAGCTTTTCTTGCAGCAGCGGGCGTTTCGGCAGAAAAAGGCTTTACAACGTCAGATATTTTTGAAGCGGAAGTTAAAAGGTCCATGCTTGGCTCTGCAAAAACGGCTATAGTTGTTGTTGACAGCAGTAAATTTGGCAAGGATGCTATGGTATCATTCTGCAACATAAAGGATGTTGACAAGGTGATAACGTCAGGAGACCAAAATCTTGATGTGATAGAAGATTTAAAGAGTCATGTCAATATAGTATTGGTATAG
- a CDS encoding sugar phosphate isomerase/epimerase family protein, which produces MNLGIRAHDLEHLSIEKLPEEVFKKGLSSVQLAINKSFPELNLKNGSLSSGLARYIGDSFKSHNIQIAVLGCYVNIIHPDLDERRRSLEFFKEHIRFARDFGCSIVGTETGNVHAKMGFTTDNFREEPFLEVVKSVSELVEEAERFGVFVGIEAGVNHPVYSPKMMKRLMDEIRSSNLQAIFDPTNLLTEENYMNQDNIFNEAFELYGDRIVAVHAKDFTIKNGKLEFVPVGKGLLDYNTIFKFIKYNKPYINILMENTKEPFIDEGILYLRQKYEIV; this is translated from the coding sequence GTGAATTTAGGTATTAGAGCACATGATTTAGAGCATCTTTCAATAGAGAAACTCCCGGAAGAAGTTTTTAAAAAAGGGCTTTCTTCTGTTCAATTGGCCATTAATAAATCTTTTCCAGAATTAAATTTGAAAAATGGAAGTTTATCTTCCGGGTTAGCCCGCTATATTGGGGATTCTTTTAAAAGTCATAACATCCAGATTGCAGTACTTGGATGCTATGTAAACATAATTCATCCAGACTTAGATGAAAGGAGGAGATCATTAGAGTTTTTTAAAGAGCACATCAGGTTTGCAAGGGATTTTGGATGTAGCATCGTGGGGACAGAGACAGGAAATGTACATGCTAAGATGGGCTTTACTACTGATAACTTCCGCGAAGAACCTTTTCTTGAAGTTGTAAAAAGCGTCAGTGAATTAGTAGAAGAAGCAGAGAGATTTGGAGTTTTTGTTGGAATTGAGGCTGGTGTAAATCATCCGGTTTATTCTCCTAAAATGATGAAAAGGCTTATGGATGAAATAAGGTCAAGCAACTTGCAGGCTATATTTGACCCGACAAACTTATTGACAGAAGAAAATTACATGAATCAAGATAACATATTTAATGAAGCGTTTGAACTTTACGGTGATAGAATTGTGGCTGTTCATGCAAAGGACTTCACAATAAAGAATGGAAAATTAGAATTTGTGCCTGTTGGAAAAGGTTTGCTGGATTATAATACCATATTTAAATTTATAAAATATAACAAGCCGTATATCAATATTTTGATGGAAAACACGAAAGAACCTTTTATTGATGAAGGCATTTTATATTTAAGGCAAAAATACGAAATTGTGTAA
- a CDS encoding MATE family efflux transporter, giving the protein MFINKDILKLIGPIITEQTFISSMGIINTILASRLGKEAISSIGMADSINNILIGFFSSLAVGGTVVVATYIGQKNQKAANEASKQIMYSGEFITILITILIWFLRYHLVYLLFGKAEKIVFENAILYLGISLVTYPFITAQLVAFGVLRGAGDTKTPMYINIFINVLNVILSYLFIYGLKILRFHGMGVKGAAIGIGLSRLVGAIIALYVLIKGTSVIKLSNLRYFKPDYKMLRSIFNIGLPAGIESLLFSGGKLITQVFVVYFGTASIAANSIGFSIQQIFNIPGNALSIASTIVVGQDMGRGDPNAARKSLYYMTALASTCMGILGLVSYPFSRFLVSIYTTNQDVINIAVKVVRLNLLCMVLWALSFVLPAGLKGAGDAKYTLMTSIIGMWVFRIILGYVLGVILNFGLVGVWIGMFTDWAVRGILYLTRLRGTKWQKAVV; this is encoded by the coding sequence ATGTTTATTAATAAAGACATATTAAAGTTGATTGGGCCTATAATAACGGAGCAGACATTTATAAGCTCCATGGGCATAATAAATACAATATTAGCCAGTAGACTTGGAAAAGAAGCTATATCATCTATAGGAATGGCTGACTCAATAAATAACATTTTGATTGGATTTTTTTCTTCACTGGCAGTTGGCGGTACAGTTGTGGTAGCTACTTACATTGGTCAAAAGAATCAAAAGGCTGCTAACGAAGCCAGCAAGCAGATAATGTACTCTGGAGAATTCATTACGATTTTGATAACTATTTTAATATGGTTTTTGAGGTATCATCTTGTTTATTTGCTATTTGGTAAGGCAGAGAAAATAGTTTTTGAAAATGCAATTTTATACTTAGGGATAAGTCTTGTGACATACCCGTTCATAACTGCCCAGTTGGTGGCATTTGGAGTTTTAAGAGGTGCTGGAGATACCAAGACACCTATGTATATAAATATATTCATAAACGTATTGAATGTCATTTTAAGTTATTTATTTATATACGGGTTAAAGATTTTAAGATTTCATGGCATGGGTGTGAAAGGAGCAGCAATAGGTATTGGATTGTCAAGGCTTGTGGGAGCTATAATTGCTTTATATGTTTTAATAAAGGGAACTAGCGTGATAAAATTAAGCAATTTGCGTTATTTCAAGCCGGATTACAAAATGCTTAGATCTATATTTAATATTGGGCTTCCGGCAGGAATCGAGTCGCTTTTATTCAGCGGTGGCAAACTTATAACGCAGGTCTTTGTTGTCTACTTTGGAACTGCATCAATAGCTGCCAATTCTATAGGTTTTTCAATACAGCAGATATTCAATATACCTGGGAATGCATTAAGCATAGCTTCAACGATAGTTGTTGGTCAGGACATGGGCAGGGGTGATCCAAATGCAGCGAGAAAATCACTGTACTACATGACAGCTCTTGCTAGCACATGCATGGGTATACTAGGGCTTGTTTCATATCCATTTTCAAGATTTTTAGTCTCAATATATACCACAAATCAGGACGTCATAAATATAGCTGTGAAGGTTGTAAGGCTTAATTTGCTTTGTATGGTTTTGTGGGCATTGTCATTTGTCTTGCCTGCAGGATTAAAAGGCGCTGGCGATGCAAAATATACTCTTATGACGTCTATTATTGGCATGTGGGTATTCAGAATAATATTAGGTTATGTTTTAGGAGTAATTTTAAATTTTGGGCTTGTTGGTGTTTGGATAGGCATGTTTACAGACTGGGCTGTGAGAGGCATACTTTACCTGACAAGGTTAAGGGGCACGAAGTGGCAGAAAGCTGTGGTATAG
- a CDS encoding UxaA family hydrolase: MKDVIKINSSDNVAVVLRNIKKGEEIVEDGRKITLLDDVPRGHKIALRNIKEGQNVIKYGYPIGHALSNISEGAWVHTHNMSTNLSGILNYVYNKKQIEGNKQKNRNITFKGYRRKYGKVGIRNELWIVPTVGCVNGLGEKIINRFKDEVKIDGIDGIEIFKHSYGCSQLGDDHANTRTILMDIVKHPNAGGVLVLGLGCENNNIPAFKENLSEYDEDRVRFLVAQDAEDEIYEGVKLLKELYYNMKEDKREDVDLSELTVGLKCGGSDGFSGITANPLVGAFADFIISQGGSAVLTEVPEMFGAEQMLMERAHDEDVFKKTVNLINDFKQYFMKYDQPIYENPSPGNKAGGITTLEEKSLGCVQKGGKSEVVDVLKYGDTVKKKGLNLLNAPGNDLVSSTALAASGCHLILFTTGRGTPYGTFVPTIKISTNTQLYQLKQNWIDFNAGTLVEDKNIDEVLEELVRYVIRVASGELVNNEKNNFKEIAIFKNGVTL; encoded by the coding sequence ATGAAGGATGTCATTAAAATAAATTCCAGCGACAATGTGGCAGTCGTATTAAGGAATATAAAAAAAGGTGAAGAAATTGTAGAAGATGGTAGAAAAATAACACTTCTTGATGATGTGCCGAGGGGCCATAAAATCGCTTTAAGAAATATTAAAGAAGGACAGAACGTAATAAAGTATGGGTATCCTATAGGCCATGCACTTTCAAATATATCTGAAGGTGCATGGGTTCATACCCACAACATGAGTACTAATTTAAGTGGTATTTTAAACTATGTTTACAATAAAAAACAAATAGAAGGTAATAAACAAAAAAATAGAAACATTACTTTTAAGGGATATAGAAGGAAATACGGCAAAGTAGGTATAAGAAATGAGCTGTGGATTGTACCGACTGTAGGTTGTGTAAATGGTTTAGGAGAAAAAATTATAAACAGATTCAAAGATGAAGTCAAGATAGACGGTATTGACGGAATAGAGATATTTAAACATAGCTATGGGTGTTCACAGCTTGGAGATGATCATGCCAATACAAGAACAATTCTAATGGATATAGTAAAGCATCCCAATGCCGGCGGTGTCTTGGTTTTAGGGCTTGGATGCGAGAACAACAATATACCTGCATTTAAAGAAAATCTTAGTGAATACGATGAAGATAGAGTCAGATTCTTGGTTGCACAGGATGCTGAAGATGAGATATATGAAGGTGTAAAATTATTAAAAGAACTTTATTACAATATGAAAGAAGATAAGAGGGAAGACGTAGACTTAAGCGAATTGACAGTAGGACTTAAATGCGGTGGCTCTGACGGATTTTCAGGTATTACAGCAAATCCTTTAGTTGGTGCTTTTGCAGACTTTATTATATCGCAGGGTGGAAGTGCTGTACTGACAGAAGTCCCTGAGATGTTTGGCGCAGAGCAAATGCTTATGGAAAGAGCACATGACGAAGATGTATTTAAAAAGACTGTTAACCTGATAAATGATTTTAAGCAGTACTTCATGAAATACGATCAGCCTATATATGAAAATCCTTCTCCAGGAAATAAAGCTGGCGGGATAACAACTCTGGAAGAAAAATCTCTAGGGTGCGTTCAAAAAGGTGGTAAATCAGAGGTGGTTGATGTCTTAAAGTATGGTGATACGGTTAAGAAGAAAGGGTTAAACCTCTTAAATGCGCCTGGAAATGACCTTGTTTCATCTACTGCATTAGCGGCTTCTGGATGCCACTTAATATTGTTTACGACAGGAAGAGGTACGCCGTACGGCACATTTGTTCCAACAATAAAGATATCTACAAATACTCAATTATACCAATTAAAACAAAATTGGATTGATTTCAATGCTGGAACTCTTGTTGAAGATAAAAATATCGATGAAGTTTTAGAAGAATTGGTTAGATATGTAATTAGGGTGGCTAGTGGGGAGCTTGTTAATAACGAGAAGAACAATTTTAAGGAGATTGCTATTTTTAAGAATGGTGTAACACTGTAG
- a CDS encoding tagaturonate reductase, whose translation MKLSSKIYKDYKKYPEKVVQFGEGNFLRAFVDWMINEMNEKGVFNGSVVVVQPIQNGLVNALNEQDGLYTLILQGIRDGKAERTYKVVNSISRGINPYSDYETFLSVAESDSIRFVVSNTTEAGIAFDENDRFDITPHNSFPAKLTAFMYRRYKHFNGRSDRGLIVIPCELIDKNGLKLKEMILKYADYWNLEKGFVDWVENDNVFCSTLVDRIVTGYPREDIDKIQEEIGYEDSLVDVGEIFHLWVIEGPKWIEEEFPASKIGLNVKFVDDITPYRDRKVRILNGIHTTMVPVAYLYGIDTVKEAVEDEVVGKFIRDAAYEEIMPTLDLPEDEIKEFVKEVFDRFKNPYVKHYLTSIALNAMSKYETRVLPSLLEYINRFGKLPKKLVFSLASYMEFYKGNRGSETIPLSDEPEILELYKNLWKQYDGSYDRLNYIVTEILAYDKIWKINLNDVEGLNTAVTEYLYSIEKNGIKESLKEVLK comes from the coding sequence ATGAAGTTATCGTCAAAGATTTATAAGGATTATAAGAAATACCCAGAAAAAGTTGTACAGTTTGGAGAAGGGAACTTTCTAAGGGCATTTGTCGACTGGATGATTAATGAGATGAATGAAAAAGGCGTTTTTAATGGAAGTGTCGTTGTCGTCCAACCTATTCAAAATGGCTTAGTTAATGCATTAAATGAACAAGATGGATTATATACATTAATTCTTCAAGGGATAAGGGATGGAAAAGCTGAGAGGACGTATAAAGTTGTAAACAGCATTAGCAGAGGAATAAATCCATACAGCGATTACGAAACCTTTCTTTCTGTAGCTGAAAGCGATAGTATAAGGTTTGTGGTGTCAAATACTACTGAAGCAGGCATTGCATTTGATGAAAATGACAGGTTTGACATTACACCTCATAATAGTTTCCCGGCAAAATTGACTGCCTTTATGTATAGAAGGTATAAGCACTTTAATGGAAGAAGTGACAGAGGTCTTATTGTAATTCCGTGTGAACTTATTGACAAAAATGGTTTGAAGCTTAAAGAAATGATTTTAAAATACGCAGATTACTGGAATCTAGAAAAAGGGTTTGTTGACTGGGTAGAAAATGACAATGTATTTTGCTCGACTTTGGTTGACAGGATTGTAACAGGATATCCAAGAGAGGATATCGACAAGATACAGGAGGAGATAGGGTACGAAGATAGCCTGGTAGATGTAGGAGAAATATTCCACTTATGGGTTATTGAAGGACCGAAATGGATTGAAGAAGAGTTTCCTGCAAGCAAGATCGGCTTGAATGTTAAATTTGTAGATGATATAACACCATACAGGGATAGAAAAGTAAGAATCTTAAATGGGATTCATACGACAATGGTACCTGTTGCTTATCTATATGGTATAGATACAGTTAAGGAAGCTGTAGAAGACGAAGTGGTAGGCAAATTCATAAGAGATGCTGCATATGAGGAGATAATGCCAACTTTAGACTTGCCGGAAGATGAGATTAAAGAGTTTGTCAAAGAAGTCTTTGACAGGTTTAAGAATCCATACGTAAAACACTACCTGACAAGCATAGCCCTTAATGCAATGTCAAAATATGAGACGAGAGTGTTGCCATCGCTTTTAGAATATATAAATAGATTTGGAAAGCTTCCTAAAAAACTTGTCTTTTCACTTGCTTCTTACATGGAATTTTATAAAGGAAATAGAGGTAGTGAGACAATACCATTAAGTGATGAGCCAGAAATACTGGAGCTTTATAAGAATTTGTGGAAACAATATGACGGTAGCTATGACAGATTAAACTATATTGTCACAGAAATACTTGCATATGATAAAATTTGGAAAATAAATCTAAACGATGTGGAAGGTTTGAATACTGCTGTTACAGAGTATCTCTACTCAATTGAGAAAAATGGAATCAAGGAATCCTTAAAAGAGGTGCTAAAATAA